A single Thermoanaerobacterium sp. RBIITD DNA region contains:
- a CDS encoding TIGR04086 family membrane protein, whose translation MKSKYQEYDNKVLNIPGIITGILIGYIITLAFFIMYAIALTFTSLSELTLPTLTMLITIIGIVVAGALSARNTKSKGWLNGGLAGLLYAIIMLLLGVFFVKDVGPTSAWALKLLWGVILGAIGGMIGINL comes from the coding sequence GTGAAAAGCAAATATCAGGAATATGACAATAAAGTTTTGAATATACCAGGGATAATTACGGGAATACTTATAGGTTACATAATCACTTTAGCATTTTTTATAATGTATGCAATTGCATTAACATTTACATCTCTTTCAGAGTTAACTCTTCCTACACTTACAATGTTAATAACAATAATAGGAATAGTTGTGGCAGGTGCTTTGTCCGCACGGAATACGAAAAGCAAAGGTTGGCTAAACGGTGGGTTAGCAGGTTTATTGTATGCCATAATAATGCTGTTACTTGGAGTCTTTTTTGTAAAAGATGTTGGTCCAACATCTGCTTGGGCACTAAAGCTATTATGGGGTGTAATTCTTGGAGCAATCGGTGGTATGATTGGTATCAATCTTTAA
- the scfA gene encoding six-cysteine ranthipeptide SCIFF translates to MRHIVTINKPSLKESLKKPGCGECQASCQSACKTSCTVANQECQN, encoded by the coding sequence ATGAGACATATTGTTACAATTAATAAACCGTCATTAAAAGAAAGTCTTAAAAAACCTGGATGCGGTGAATGTCAAGCATCATGCCAATCAGCATGCAAAACATCATGCACCGTTGCAAATCAGGAATGCCAAAATTAA
- the yajC gene encoding preprotein translocase subunit YajC, with the protein MPNSTIYLIGEIVVMIAIFYFLLILPQQKRDKKERAMIEALKPGDEILTKSGIYGKILNIKDESITIEVGADRVKLKIAKWSVGKVINSAEEKK; encoded by the coding sequence ATGCCAAATTCAACTATTTATTTAATTGGTGAAATCGTAGTTATGATAGCAATTTTCTATTTTCTATTGATTTTACCACAGCAAAAAAGAGATAAAAAAGAAAGAGCAATGATTGAAGCATTAAAACCTGGCGATGAAATACTGACGAAAAGTGGCATTTACGGAAAGATATTAAATATAAAGGACGAATCTATTACTATAGAAGTAGGCGCCGATAGAGTCAAATTAAAGATTGCAAAATGGTCTGTTGGAAAAGTAATAAATTCAGCAGAAGAAAAGAAATAA